The following proteins are encoded in a genomic region of Deltaproteobacteria bacterium:
- a CDS encoding (Fe-S)-binding protein — protein MKKLIASRMERCIGCHSCSLACARLVHGRLSWETSGIRIASSGGLSTGFEARLCVACDPAPCAENCPTGALTQRKGGGVKVKKDLCIRCNACVRACPVAAVALDHDNRPYICIHCGRCVPFCPHACLELIDVETGEGDER, from the coding sequence ATGAAAAAACTCATTGCCTCCCGAATGGAACGTTGCATCGGGTGCCATTCCTGCTCCCTGGCCTGCGCCCGCCTGGTCCACGGTCGGCTCTCCTGGGAGACCTCCGGCATCCGCATCGCCTCGTCCGGCGGTCTGTCCACCGGCTTCGAGGCCCGCCTCTGCGTGGCCTGCGATCCGGCCCCCTGCGCCGAAAACTGCCCCACCGGGGCCCTCACCCAGCGCAAGGGCGGCGGAGTCAAGGTCAAAAAGGACCTTTGCATCCGCTGCAACGCCTGCGTCCGGGCCTGCCCGGTGGCCGCCGTGGCCCTCGACCACGACAACCGCCCGTACATCTGCATCCATTGCGGCCGGTGCGTACCGTTCTGTCCGCACGCCTGTCTCGAACTGATTGACGTGGAAACCGGGGAGGGCGACGAACGATGA